Part of the Tolypothrix sp. PCC 7910 genome, TTTCTCCGGAAGATCATTTGGGAGTTATGACACTGTAATCTGCATCAACTATACACCCTAGATTACTTTTATAAGATAGCACCTTGCTAGCTTAGTTGCAGGTATTTTAAACATCCGCTAACCAAGCTTTTCGTAACTGCGTCATGAAACGTAATGGTTCCATCAAATCACAAATTTCCCACGAGAAAAAAGATAAGAAACTGTGGCGATTGATACGAAAAGTCGCTTGTGGTATGTGCTTTGTCCTGGGTGCTTGGCTGATTTGTACCACTATAACCCTAGTTTCTGCATCTTCACAGTCTGTAGATGCCTTTTTTGTGCTTGGTGGCAGTATTCAACGAGAAATACACGTAGCTCAAGAGGCAAAAAAGTACCCTAGTGTTCCAATTTTGATTTCTCACAGTTCTTTAGAGCCTTGTATATGGCTATTGTTCCAGCGAGAAGGTACTGAGTTGCGAAACGTTTGGTTAGAAGATTGTGCAAATTCTACTTGGGAAAATTTTTATTATGGGATTCCGATTTTGCGGCGCTGGAAAGTACATAAGGTAAAGCTAATTACATCCTCTACTCATTCACCAAGGGCGCAATGGATGGCGCAAATTCTCTTGGGAGCCAATGGCATTTGGGTAGAGCCAGATATTATTCAAGAGCATGGGATTCCCGGTAATCGTGAGTTTTGGCAAAAAACTGGATTAGATGTCACCCGTAGTTTGTTATGGGCGGGTTTCAGCCAAATTATGCAGCCGCAATGCTCAAAGGTAACAAGGCTGGCTGAGGTGGATATGCAAGCTTGGGAGAGTCGAGGGTTTAGGTGTGAGCATCAGGGGATGTTGGGGAGATGAGGGAGGTGAAGGGCAAAAGGGGAAGGGAAAAAGGGGCAAGAAAAAACCTTTAACCCTTACCCTTTCACCTTTTCCCCAAACTCAATTCAGAGTTGAAAATCCTTAACCGAGCAGTATTGGTAGATGAGGGGGTGTTTCTCAAAGAGGCAGACATTAAAATATGCCTGAGAAGAATTGCAAATAAGTTTATGGCAGACATTCGAGTAGCAATTGAGGGTGAGGATGCGATCGCAGCAACGGAGGAGTTGTTGGCG contains:
- a CDS encoding YdcF family protein, giving the protein MKRNGSIKSQISHEKKDKKLWRLIRKVACGMCFVLGAWLICTTITLVSASSQSVDAFFVLGGSIQREIHVAQEAKKYPSVPILISHSSLEPCIWLLFQREGTELRNVWLEDCANSTWENFYYGIPILRRWKVHKVKLITSSTHSPRAQWMAQILLGANGIWVEPDIIQEHGIPGNREFWQKTGLDVTRSLLWAGFSQIMQPQCSKVTRLAEVDMQAWESRGFRCEHQGMLGR